A stretch of Malus sylvestris chromosome 11, drMalSylv7.2, whole genome shotgun sequence DNA encodes these proteins:
- the LOC126589858 gene encoding probable apyrase 6, whose translation MTLSQIRKGRQERKGQNSNQMWLPMDMSTLQIQIKSQSQSKRPPPSGFGTGSASVRSNRLPSKCLIPSLSLLALPFVFYLLSTAHKLHLSPKFAHSHSTLFGIVISARPSSIRIRVFHFLDGTVPSSSSSSRLPLSAFASHPDRAGPSLAPLLRFATLQVPKKERPNTKLLFFSGSELDALGSDVSEKLLESCRKALRSSGFWFKDEWARVIPGEEQGVYAWVSANYALGTLTSEPQETTGVVELGGTSLQVTFAAKQSRQVNSSPSRIIKLFGVTYHLYSKGLPLFGQDAAWESLYELQKSRELTPFSNSMERNLGNPCIPRGYKLTVNASDAQLLVSSMGGNFSACKSEALALLKKRQDKCIGEPCKIVSSFPFELRGKPVSTQNFLFTSELLIWYFLFNLVQLFGLVPTASLFELEAAGQHYCEDDWEKQKKQHHSIVDSDLLKYCFSSAYMVALLHDRLGIPMDEKRVGYANETGNILLDWTLGAFLVETMLEPLEWELDNMGQIVGNESVTYFSFFAFLLIAVFAVFFVLQSRKPQIKTIYDLEKGRYIITRVPR comes from the exons atgacattgtcacaaattc GCAAGGGTAGGCAAGAAAGGAAGGGCCAAAACTCGAATCAAATGTGGCTGCCGATGGATATGTCAACCCtccaaatccaaatcaaatCACAATCCCAATCAAAGAGACCGCCGCCCAGTGGGTTTGGCACTGGCAGCGCCTCCGTCCGCAGCAATCGCCTTCCCTCCAAATGCCTCATCCCTTCCCTCTCACTCCTCGCCCTCCCTTTCGTCTTCTACCTCCTCTCCACCGCCCACAAACTCCACCTCTCCCCCAAATTCGCTCACTCCCACTCCACCCTCTTCGGCATCGTCATCTCCGCCCGCCCCTCCTCCATCCGCATCCGCGTCTTCCACTTCCTCGACGGCACCGTCCCCTccagctcctcctcctcccgCCTCCCCCTCTCCGCCTTCGCCTCCCACCCCGACCGCGCCGGCCCCTCCCTCGCCCCCTTGCTCCGCTTCGCCACCCTCCAGGTGCCCAAGAAAGAGCGCCCCAACACCAAGCTCCTCTTCTTTTCTGGCTCTGAGCTCGACGCCCTCGGCTCTGACGTCTCCGAGAAGCTTCTCGAGTCGTGCCGGAAGGCGCTCAGGTCGTCCGGGTTTTGGTTCAAGGACGAGTGGGCCCGAGTCATTCCAG GTGAGGAACAAGGTGTTTATGCCTGGGTGAGTGCCAATTATGCCCTTGGAACTTTGACGAGTGAGCCTCAGGAAACCACTGGGGTTGTTGAACTTGGTGGGACTTCTTTGCAG GTTACGTTTGCTGCAAAACAATCACGACAAGTGAATTCCTCCCCATCTCGAATCATCAAATTGTTTGGAGTTACTTACCACCTTTACAGTAAAGGCTTGCCGCTATTTGGCCAG GATGCAGCTTGGGAATCACTATATGAGTTGCAGAAGTCCAGAGAGTTGACGCCTT TTTCAAATTCTATGGAGAGAAATCTTGGTAACCCTTGTATTCCTAGAGGATATAAGCTGACAGTGAATGCTAGTGATGCACAACTTCTAGTTTCCTCAATGGGTGGAAACTTTTCTGCATGCAAATCTGAGGCTTTGGCATTATTAAAGAAAAGACAAG ATAAATGCATTGGTGAACCTTGCAAAATTGTCTCATCCTTTCCTTTTGAGTTACGAGGCAAGCCCGTTTCTACCCAGAACTTCTTATTTACTTCTGAG TTGTTAATCTGGTACTTCCTCTTCAACCTTGTACAGCTTTTTGGGCTGGTGCCGACGGCTTCTTTGTTTGAATTAGAGGCAGCAGGTCAACATTATTGTGAAGATGATTGGGAGAAACAGAAAAAGCAGCATCATAGCATTGTTGATTCAGATCTGTTGAAATATTGTTTTTCATCTGCATATATGGTGGCGCTGTTGCATGACAGACTAGGAATCCCCATGGATGAGAAAAG GGTTggatatgcaaatgagaccggAAACATTCTCCTTGATTGGACACTGGGTGCTTTCCTTGTTGAAACAATGCTGGAGCCCCTTGAATGGGAACTTGATAATATGGGCCAGATTGTTGGAAACGAGTCAGTCACTTATTTCTCTTTCTTTGCTTTCCTTTTAATAGCTGTGTTTGCTGTATTCTTTGTACTGCAATCCCGGAAACCACAAATAAAGACTATATACGATTTAGAGAAGGGACGGTATATAATCACCCGTGTACCTAGGTAA
- the LOC126589859 gene encoding uncharacterized protein LOC126589859, translated as MTELNSKHQTVIQALLSRGPLKEDHFHSLFTALTGKTPGSDRQKFDDFLLKINKALSYVQFELRGCRNQYDGQVYYGVVNNVSDEESKLGTKYSVAQIAFYKAIIEAIVQDAAAQGTISNIDALNLRLENQVLMGSMSQSEGGLPHVPPALKNFSISQKEKTLDELVRDQWLSLTPDNYIGLGIRSFLDLRSWFRNNEVPPCEVCNEAGVKAVLCEKDGCSVRIHQYCAKKMSLQKKGGRVCPSCGTQWQYTVTKAEAVEEEPDNPTESQPPVGPKKKRLRGNEIGDGDVAECGSSQASLPGGPTPRRSSRNSIRLK; from the exons ATGACGGAACTGAACTCGAAACACCAGACTGTCATTCAAGCTCTGCTTTCACGCGGCCCACTCAAGGAGGACCACTTCCACTCCCTCTTCACCGCTCTCACCGGCAAAACCCCAg GTAGTGATCGGCAGAAGTTTGATGATTTTCTTCTCAAGATAAACAAGGCACTTTCTTATGTTCAGTTTGAGTTGAGGGGATGCAGAAACCAATATGACGGTCAAGTTTATTATGGAGTTGTCAATAATGTTTCCGACGAAGAATCCAAGCTTGGAACAAAATATTCAGTCGCTCAGATTGCTTTCTATAAGGCCATT ATAGAAGCAATAGTGCAGGATGCTGCAGCTCAAGGAACCATATCTAACATTGATGCTCTTAATCTAAGATTAGAGAATCAG GTTCTCATGGGTTCAATGTCGCAATCAGAAGGAGGTCTACCTCATGTGCCTCCTGCACTAAAGAATTTCTCAATATCTCAGAAGGAGAAAACTCTTGATGAACTTGTACGGGACCAATGGCTTAGCTTAACTCCAGATAATTATATTGGACTTGGTATAAGATCCTTCCTTGACCTGCGAAGTTGGTTTCGTAATAATGAAGTTCCGCCATGTGAAGTGTGCAATGAAGCCGGGGTGAAG GCAGTGTTGTGCGAAAAAGACGGATGTAGCGTTCGAATTCATCAGTATTGTGCGAAGAAAATGTCTTTGCAAAAGAAG GGCGGAAGAGTTTGTCCAAGCTGTGGTACTCAATGGCAATATACAGTAACCAAAGCAGAAGCTGTAGAAGAAGAGCCAGATAACCCTACCGAGAGCCAGCCACCCGTTGGACCCAAGAAAAAGAGGCTGCGAGGAAATGAAATTGGCGATGGAGATGTAGCTGAATGCGGCTCCTCTCAAGCATCCTTACCTGGTGGTCCTACTCCGAGAAGATCCAGTCGAAACTCAATCCGCCTTAAGTAA